A single region of the Zygotorulaspora mrakii chromosome 4, complete sequence genome encodes:
- the AFG1 gene encoding Afg1p (similar to Saccharomyces cerevisiae AFG1 (YEL052W); ancestral locus Anc_5.520) — MIYVAQVVRSGRLQWVCFRKFRVSVQQFNRGCSDVVHLPAAHSAVTPLQEYERLVKLKKLRDDPYQRSIIKSLGSLYDSLVEYKPAEIVSPDALDQVGWKSGFLGKLLGVNKFSYSDEISEKIPKGIYLYGDVGCGKTMLMDLFYSTVPSHLTKKRIHFHQFMQYVHRRSHEIMIEQNLDVLGKAKGREIDSIPFLAAEIANTARLLCFDEFQVTDVADAMILRRLISTLLSKNHGVVLFATSNRPPDELYINGVQRKSFIPCIELIKRRTEVIFLNSPTDYRKIPRPSLSVYYYPENELKYDSEKCKKARESHIRQWYDYFAQDENTIEVDHDIINDFTLTIWGREFNVPKCTAPRVAQFTFKQLCERPLAAGDYLALAQNFKAFIVTDIPYLSVYVRDEIRRFITFLDAVYDNGGKLATTGAADFTSLFVEPEEIKSNYELIVRPKNESIEEHDESDDDLVKNHGFSKEIAKKAQIFALDEERFAFARALSRLTQMSSTDWVERR, encoded by the coding sequence ATGATATATGTTGCTCAGGTCGTGAGAAGCGGAAGACTACAGTGGGTATGCTTTCGAAAATTTCGTGTCAGCGTCCAACAGTTCAATAGGGGTTGCTCAGATGTGGTTCATCTCCCGGCAGCGCATTCTGCGGTAACACCACTGCAAGAATACGAACGCCTGGTaaagctgaagaaattaAGAGACGATCCATATCAGAGAAGCATTATAAAATCTCTAGGCTCCCTCTATGACTCATTAGTGGAGTACAAACCGGCAGAAATCGTATCCCCAGATGCTTTGGATCAGGTTGGTTGGAAGTCGGGGTTTCTAGGCAAACTTCTGGGGGTTAATAAATTCAGCTACAGCGATGAAATATCGGAGAAGATTCCCAAGGGCATATATCTATATGGTGATGTGGGATGCGGCAAAACAATGCTAATGGATCTTTTCTATTCCACAGTACCTTCGCACCTCACcaaaaagagaattcaCTTCCACCAATTCATGCAATACGTCCATAGGAGGTCTCATGAAATTATGATAGAACAGAACTTAGACGTGTTGGGTAAAGCCAAGGGGAGAGAGATCGACTCAATTCCTTTCTTGGCTGCTGAGATCGCCAATACTGCTCGGCTACTGTGCTTTGACGAGTTCCAGGTTACTGACGTCGCAGATGCGATGATCTTGAGAAGACTGATCTCAACTTTATTATCCAAAAATCATGGTGTCGTTCTCTTTGCAACATCAAATAGACCACCGGACGAGCTGTATATTAATGGTGTTCAAAGAAAGTCTTTCATTCCTTGTATTGAACTAATAAAACGAAGAACCGAAGTCATATTTTTAAACTCTCCAACCGATTATCGTAAGATTCCGAGGCCATCACTTTCAGTTTATTATTATCCTGAGaatgaattgaaatatgataGTGAAAAATGTAAAAAAGCAAGAGAGTCCCATATTAGACAATGGTATGATTATTTTGCTCAAGATGAAAACACTATAGAAGTTGATCATGATATTATAAATGACTTTACATTGACTATTTGGGGTCGTGAGTTTAACGTTCCAAAATGCACTGCACCTCGGGTGGCCCAATTCACATTCAAGCAGTTATGTGAAAGACCTTTGGCAGCTGGCGACTACTTAGCATTGGCACAAAATTTCAAGGCGTTCATCGTTACTGATATTCCCTATCTCTCAGTATATGTGCGTGACGAAATCAGAAGGTTTATCACATTTTTAGATGCAGTCTACGATAATGGAGGTAAATTGGCTACTACAGGCGCCGCAGATTTTACATCTCTGTTTGTTGAGCCTGAAGAGATAAAAAGTAATTACGAGTTAATAGTCAGACCAAAAAACGAGAGTATTGAGGAACATGATGAAAGTGACGATGATCTGGTTAAAAATCatggattttcaaaagagattgCCAAAAAAGCACAAATATTTGCACTTGATGAAGAAAGGTTTGCTTTTGCAAGGGCGCTCAGCAGGCTAACCCAAATGAGCTCTACAGATTGGGTGGAGAGGAGGTGA
- the MAK10 gene encoding Mak10p (similar to Saccharomyces cerevisiae MAK10 (YEL053C); ancestral locus Anc_5.521), whose product MVLEQGLRKLHVEEQRGPQLFSDNTVTADDLIDITETLKRMRLALQPDSIIKEPSFDLFEGTHSLEVNNKKLDTSLITLSQEETEYDCNTAHGESQVEKLGFVTGIVDQLCRYLICWLNDYQLLPTTILSCRYLEYLLIESANIDDMVYLKTGDLLYDQVLCSAIYGISYFAKFVERLMKNGGVCPEEDLNFNSMGLDFLSYVCEPSKINKSLKVSLEHLSAYGDTANHLVHLLKLIECLVCMEECLTKYSAGTAHLDKLMAEALYLQNKNDSETFILPLGCFSMGIQKRLSNQSPPKSLVIPSKNYDGFIVMATDLKLILSVNEAKTVMELMQFTKFFNKATQRHVISRAVFFAFIIRHDETVLGRYTFSQFAQLHPLEFSLASTEISKKLPEEAVPVLEDITNVLFDWYQNAAQNTSRYRQGYNRQLLLWDALQVQMENIELEFESKMMADRANEPFSDDSMLPFTSWIFAMKVTAMIEFVLKGFDLDVYKPFESYVMFWYSYYLSYQLESCLEKIHKFVDSRINKIVSLNKKIKKLKAGEKKEKLRAQYRFLMDTEMAQLQTNKKFLTFLLMECTIIRSLSLSQVLQFAILKSFNVIDNKSTTKCQFTSNELLYELRMKVFSSIGVPEVVPYNMIESTLNDFMISEPMFALKLKKTMECIQKETQNASIAVDNVIKCIASDKDGEVLYSATRLVKPQATDYFQRLKTSAKAIQLNSKVINAKLENKQTKNDPKSLFTMRLKSCENASSFFPLLELVDTRRQKSKSKK is encoded by the coding sequence ATGGTACTGGAACAAGGACTGAGGAAATTGCATGTGGAGGAGCAGAGAGGGCCACAATTGTTTTCGGATAATACTGTGACGGCAGATGATCTCATAGACATTACTGAAACCCTAAAAAGAATGCGATTGGCATTGCAGCCTGATTCAATCATAAAAGAACCTAGTTtcgatctttttgaaggaacACACTCCCTTGAAGTgaacaataaaaaattggatACCAGTCTTATCACCTTATCGCAAGAAGAGACTGAATATGATTGCAACACAGCTCATGGTGAGAGTCAAGTTGAGAAATTGGGATTCGTAACAGGAATTGTGGATCAGTTGTGTCGGTATTTGATATGTTGGCTGAATGATTATCAACTGCTACCTACCACCATTCTTAGTTGCCGCTACTTAGAGTATCTGCTAATAGAGTCTGCAAATATTGATGACATGGTGTATTTGAAAACTGGTGATTTGCTGTATGATCAAGTGTTATGCAGTGCTATCTATGGTATCAGCTACTTTGccaaatttgttgaaaggTTGATGAAAAACGGTGGTGTTTGTCCAGAGGAGGATCTGAATTTTAACAGCATGGGCCTCGATTTCCTGTCATATGTTTGTGAACCAAGCAAAATCAATAAGTCTCTCAAGGTAAGTTTAGAACATTTAAGCGCGTATGGGGACACCGCCAATCATTTGGtgcatcttttgaaattgatcGAATGCCTCGTCTGTATGGAAGAGTGTCTGACAAAATATTCAGCAGGCACAGCGCACCTTGATAAATTAATGGCGGAAGCCCTGTACTTGCAGAATAAAAATGACTCCGAGACTTTCATTCTGCCGCTGGGTTGTTTCTCAATGGGCATTCAGAAAAGGCTTTCCAATCAATCGCCTCCAAAAAGTCTTGTAATACCGTCTAAAAACTACGATGGATTCATTGTAATGGCCACTGATCTAAAACTGATCTTGAGCGTAAATGAGGCAAAAACAGTAATGGAGCTTATGCAATTTACgaagtttttcaacaaGGCTACACAACGACACGTTATTTCAAGAGCTGTATTTTTTGCATTCATCATTAGACATGATGAAACTGTGCTTGGAAGGTATACGTTTTCACAATTTGCGCAACTACATCCTTTAGAATTCTCTTTGGCCTCaacagaaatttcaaaaaagttaCCGGAAGAAGCAGTTCCAGTTCTAGAAGATATTACCAACGTCCTGTTCGATTGGTATCAAAATGCCGCTCAAAATACATCCCGTTATAGGCAAGGTTACAACAGACAGTTGTTATTGTGGGATGCATTACAAGTCCAAATGGAAAACATTGAGCTCGAGTTCgaatcaaaaatgatggcTGATCGTGCCAATGAACCATTTTCAGACGATAGCATGCTTCCCTTCACATCATGGATATTTGCAATGAAGGTTACAGCAATGATTGAGTTCGTTTTAAAAGGGTTTGATCTAGACGTGTATAAACCGTTTGAGTCTTACGTAATGTTCTGGTACTCATACTATCTTTCGTACCAACTAGAATCGTgtctggaaaaaattcataaATTCGTAGACTCAAGGATCAATAAAATTGTTAGCCTTAATaaaaagataaagaaaCTGAAAGCAGGcgagaagaaagaaaagctaAGAGCACAATATCGTTTTTTGATGGACACAGAGATGGCGCAATTGCAAaccaataaaaaatttctgaCTTTTCTTCTAATGGAATGCACAATAATTAGATCATTATCGCTATCACAGGTTCTGCAGTTTgctattttgaaatcttttaaCGTTATTGACAATAAATCAACCACGAAGTGTCAATTTACGAGTAATGAGCTTCTTTATGAACTAAGAATGAAGGTATTCTCATCAATCGGTGTTCCAGAAGTTGTCCCATATAACATGATAGAGTCTACTTTGAACGACTTCATGATCTCAGAACCGATGTTTGCTTTAAAACTCAAAAAAACCATGGAGTGTATCCAAAAGGAAACACAGAACGCCTCTATTGCCGTCGACAACGTTATAAAATGTATAGCAAGCGATAAGGATGGTGAAGTGCTTTATTCGGCCACAAGATTGGTGAAACCACAGGCGACCGACTATTTCCAAAGACTCAAAACGTCAGCAAAAGCCATCCAGCTCAATAGCAAGGTGATAAATGCAAAGCTAGAGAACAAGCAGACAAAAAATGACCCCAAAAGTTTATTTACCATGAGATTGAAATCTTGTGAAAAtgcatcatcatttttcccCCTGCTTGAGTTAGTAGATACTAGGAGGCAGAAAAGCAAATCTAAAAAGTGA
- the RPL12B gene encoding 60S ribosomal protein uL11 (similar to Saccharomyces cerevisiae RPL12B (YDR418W) and RPL12A (YEL054C); ancestral locus Anc_5.522): protein MPPKFDPNEVKFLYLRAVGGEVGASAALAPKIGPLGLSPKKVGEDIAKATKDFKGIKVTVQLKIQNRQATASVVPAASSLVITALKEAPRDRKKDKNVKHSGNIQLDDIIEIARQMREKSFGKNLASVTKEILGTAQSVGCRVDFKNPHDIIDAINAGEVEIPEK, encoded by the coding sequence ATGCCTCCAAAGTTTGACCCAAATGAAGTTAAGTTCTTGTACTTGAGAGCTGTCGGTGGTGAAGTCGGTGCTTCTGCTGCCTTAGCTCCAAAGATTGGTCCTTTGGGTTTGTCCCCAAAGAAGGTTGGTGAAGATATCGCCAAGGCCACCAAGGATTTCAAAGGTATCAAAGTTActgttcaattgaaaatccAAAACAGACAGGCTACTGCTTCTGTTGTTCCAGCTGCTTCCTCTTTGGTCATTACTgctttgaaagaagcaCCAAGAGACAGAAAGAAGGACAAGAACGTCAAGCACAGTGGTAACATCCAATTGGATGACATCATTGAGATTGCCAGACAAATGAGAGAAAAGTCATTCGGTAAAAACCTGGCTTCTGTCACAAAGGAAATCTTGGGAACTGCTCAGTCCGTTGGCTGCCGTGTCGACTTCAAAAACCCTCACGATATCATTGACGCCATCAACGCTGGTGAAGTTGAAATTcctgaaaaataa
- the RAD30 gene encoding DNA-directed DNA polymerase eta (similar to Saccharomyces cerevisiae RAD30 (YDR419W); ancestral locus Anc_5.523), whose product MSKFKWSDLIKLNSKEEAYISPLAVLSHIDANAFFAQVEEVRCGYTKDAPVVCVQWNSIIAVSYAARKYGISRMDTIQQALKKSDKIIPIHTAVFRKGEDFWQYHDGCGSWMEDKDKQLPNELYKVSLDPYRRESRKIFKIFTQFCDLAEKASVDEVFLDLGRLCFQKLMFSKELIPHQKNAEDLERIREIFINGQYQLDAYLPQIPDSLRKIKFEGDVYNPNAIPLIDDWDDVLLALGSQLTQLIREQIEKSLGYTTSCGVAKTKTVCKLASNFKKPNAQTVILNRCTETFLDCGKFEITSFWSLGGLLGKELIDALNAPNSGSIKFIREKWSSSPNDLKQYIEVQLSSKDANHKSTVIERSKIGSLAEKLFALVRGDYWSPLTPQTMVKSMMSNKNMNGDSCKTLVDCISWLEVFSGELSSRLHELEQEYDKTVIPRTVTVLVRTKSGLTHSKSGPLTKTGSKIDSQCLLKVGSKLIMELGTKFGKEVQYYPLQNINMSVSHFEVFSSKKSIVDMFGNQAQILESDDPATRSVSPAIVDPGRQPCLSSEVKFECQPCRLTFATEKHLQEHRDYHVAMRLSENINGADENSQNISIGEKRLLLTKRTPSTPVQSHSIKRIKTKGPKGIKQTKKSKPESSNGIMKYFSKQ is encoded by the coding sequence ATGTCGAAATTCAAATGGAGTGACCTTATCAAATTAAATTCAAAGGAGGAAGCGTATATCTCGCCATTAGCAGTGCTTTCCCACATTGACGCAAATGCCTTCTTTGCACAGGTTGAAGAGGTCAGATGTGGCTATACCAAGGACGCTCCCGTTGTATGTGTACAGTGGAATTCTATCATCGCTGTCTCTTACGCTGcaagaaaatatggaatATCAAGAATGGATACTATTCAGCAAgctttaaaaaaatcagacAAAATTATACCTATTCATACTGCTGTATTCCGGAAGGGTGAAGATTTTTGGCAGTATCATGATGGTTGTGGATCCTGGATGGAAGACAAGGACAAACAGCTACCGAATGAACTTTATAAGGTATCGCTAGACCCTTACAGGAGAGAAAGCCgaaaaatattcaagattttcacACAGTTTTGTGACCTGGCAGAAAAAGCAAGTGTTGACGAGGTTTTTCTAGATCTAGGCCGACtttgctttcaaaagttgatgTTCAGCAAGGAGCTTATACCCCATCAAAAGAACGCAGAggatttggaaagaatccgagaaatttttatcaatggACAATACCAACTTGATGCATACTTACCACAAATTCCGGATAGTCttagaaaaataaaattcgAAGGTGATGTTTATAATCCAAATGCTATTCCCCTAATAGATGACTGGGATGATGTTCTACTTGCGTTGGGATCACAACTTACTCAGCTTATCAGAGAGCAAATCGAGAAGTCTCTTGGGTACACGACCTCATGTGGTGTAGcgaaaacaaaaacagtTTGTAAATTAGcatcaaattttaaaaagCCTAACGCTCAAACGGTAATACTGAATCGGTGTACCGAGACGTTTCTGGATTGTGGGAAATTCGAAATAACAAGTTTTTGGTCATTAGGAGGCTTATTGGGAAAAGAATTGATCGATGCTTTGAATGCACCCAATAGTGGTAGTATTAAATTTATAAGGGAGAAGTGGTCATCTTCCCCTAATGACCTGAAACAATATATTGAAGTGCAATTGAGTTCAAAAGATGCAAACCACAAAAGTACTGTCATAGAGCGCTCAAAGATCGGATCCTTGGCTGAAAAGCTCTTTGCGTTGGTCAGAGGCGACTACTGGTCCCCCCTAACACCGCAAACAATGGTCAAATCTATGATGTCAAATAAGAATATGAACGGTGACTCTTGTAAAACATTGGTGGACTGTATTTCTTGGCTTGAGGTATTTTCCGGTGAGTTATCATCTAGACTGCATGAGTTAGAGCAGGAATATGATAAAACTGTAATTCCAAGAACAGTCACTGTACTTGTTAGAACAAAATCCGGCTTGACACATAGCAAATCAGGACCGCTTACAAAGACAGGCTCAAAAATAGATAGTCAATGTCTCTTAAAAGTAGGAAGCAAATTAATTATGGAACTTGGTACAAAGTTTGGAAAAGAAGTGCAATACTATCCACtgcaaaatatcaatatgtCCGTTTctcattttgaagttttttcatcaaaaaagagtaTAGTCGATATGTTTGGTAATCAGGCACAAATTTTGGAGTCAGACGATCCTGCAACTCGATCTGTCTCACCAGCAATCGTGGACCCGGGCAGGCAACCGTGCTTATCAAGCGAggtaaaatttgaatgtcAGCCATGTCGACTGACATTTGCGACTGAAAAACATCTACAAGAACATAGAGATTATCACGTAGCAATGCGACTCTCCGAGAATATTAACGGAGCTGACGAAAACTCACAGAATATCTCTATAGGAGAGAAAAGACTTTTGCTCACAAAAAGAACTCCATCAACGCCGGTACAGTCACACTCAATTAAAAGGATAAAGACCAAAGGACCGAAAGGTATCAagcaaacaaaaaagagcaagCCTGAGTCATCGAATGGCATCATGAAGTATTTCTCAAAACAGTAG